A single region of the Candidatus Kryptoniota bacterium genome encodes:
- a CDS encoding DUF4402 domain-containing protein encodes GATVSLTGPGTALTFTPSVVGANSSSNQSSATSVASGSTVTTSGSTGSAGHYYFWLGGSLAAIPAAQTPGSYSGSFTLTVNY; translated from the coding sequence ACGGAGCGACGGTTTCTCTGACCGGACCCGGCACTGCACTTACGTTCACTCCGAGTGTGGTCGGCGCCAATTCTTCCAGCAACCAATCGAGTGCTACCAGCGTTGCGTCGGGGTCAACCGTAACGACGAGCGGATCGACGGGGAGCGCGGGACACTACTATTTCTGGCTCGGCGGCTCGCTTGCGGCGATACCTGCGGCGCAGACACCAGGCAGCTACAGCGGATCTTTCACTCTGACTGTTAACTACTAA
- a CDS encoding DUF4402 domain-containing protein produces MLSLLVLGLSQAAAAQTSGNTNTNVSAAVVTGVSIVLTGGADGIGDIDFGLVSPNQTVSINANSNASAGLYTVTGGPGSIMTVIFTSPSLTLSDGLGNQLSFTPQLVGAQLSTSQGTAASVANNSHVTLGGTGHYYLWLGGSITIPNGQAGGTYTGTFNLTVSY; encoded by the coding sequence GTGCTAAGCCTTCTCGTTCTTGGCTTGTCGCAAGCTGCTGCAGCACAGACATCCGGGAATACAAATACGAACGTGTCCGCAGCGGTTGTGACGGGTGTATCGATTGTTCTGACAGGAGGAGCGGACGGAATTGGAGACATTGATTTCGGTCTGGTATCGCCTAACCAAACTGTTTCCATAAATGCTAACTCGAACGCTTCAGCAGGACTGTATACGGTAACCGGTGGGCCGGGTTCAATCATGACCGTGATTTTCACATCGCCATCACTCACGCTCTCAGACGGTCTCGGAAATCAATTGTCTTTTACTCCGCAGCTAGTTGGTGCTCAGCTCTCCACATCACAGGGAACCGCGGCTTCAGTTGCAAACAACAGCCATGTGACTCTGGGCGGGACGGGCCATTACTATTTATGGCTCGGCGGCTCTATTACAATCCCAAACGGCCAGGCAGGGGGGACATACACCGGGACATTCAACTTGACGGTTTCATATTGA
- a CDS encoding DUF4402 domain-containing protein, whose translation MELEPFGRLVGKLIRKRTLVVLLPLIGIFDCPIAFGQSSFTQSPSVSIGIAQGLSAYTNTNLNFGTVVSGAGTYSVAVTSASAGEVTIQGQWNTTVYVTLTPPASLTNGVNTIPYTPRAAFDNSADNPAASTEWIPPTGRQTGFRLRANHAGQSGQAFVYIFGSINVGSVPPGTYSGTYVVAVSYF comes from the coding sequence ATGGAACTTGAACCATTTGGACGCTTGGTTGGCAAGTTGATACGGAAAAGAACTCTTGTTGTCCTTCTTCCGCTCATTGGGATTTTTGACTGCCCAATCGCATTTGGTCAGTCTTCCTTCACTCAATCGCCTTCGGTTTCCATTGGAATCGCGCAGGGATTGAGTGCGTACACGAACACTAACTTGAATTTCGGCACGGTCGTATCGGGAGCCGGAACATATTCGGTTGCAGTAACAAGCGCGAGTGCGGGAGAAGTCACAATCCAAGGGCAATGGAACACAACGGTGTATGTGACTCTCACTCCGCCTGCGTCCTTGACGAACGGGGTTAACACCATACCATATACTCCGCGAGCTGCATTTGACAATTCCGCCGATAATCCGGCCGCATCGACCGAATGGATTCCGCCAACCGGCAGACAAACAGGATTCAGACTCCGGGCGAATCATGCAGGGCAATCAGGGCAGGCTTTCGTATATATTTTCGGCTCAATCAATGTTGGAAGCGTTCCGCCGGGGACCTACAGCGGGACATACGTCGTAGCAGTTTCATATTTCTAG
- a CDS encoding SPOR domain-containing protein: MDRQICKRLLLSAAILIAVSAAPGRVAAQGSGQKPDAQEIYLSFNYSGLVNTFITCLYYKDSVYLPIGTIFKQLRVDREIDMKTRTIKGFFIDASDPYVIDFINHTAQAGTRQIKFDSSQIIVGDLDFYMLPSLFRRLFDLSFSTDINALSLTLNTDLELPVVKDYQREARRNFLITAPQSSLIQAELLYPRKRSWLNGGILDYSVSSFFGAGQSAYSYSLTGGAEVLGGDAQGSVLGSVSRGMSNLYSSNLSWKYAFDSSRYISMAGVGNLYSEGLAQYGFRGVQVTNEPVTVRTYFSKYEITAKTTPNWDVELYLNGQLVGYQRADAGGEAHFSIPLVYGTSYLQLKYYGPSGEFQETDKRLQIPFTFVPSGEVDYSISAGKLNNTDYDLLEGNVIVGLTDWMTDKLGTDYVNSPYYSKPAFYNSLSMRFSPEYMLSIDASPSAFYRATFNALYPSQSAFDLMFARYASNLLYNPGGRDQELQGDMYFPISFEGGGVSLRAAGDALQYLSGQKTYSYSLYASTGVSQFNFALGYVGSEIDFGAGLFQRSNSLTASLLYSLFFGQGAFDFLNGSLVNTTARYGVLKNSIDDIQFEISKNVQQYIRVGIAAERDFVNRFTSFNLQIIADLPFTRSTTTAQTQQGNSWFSENVSGAVGFDANYRNFVFNDQQWVGHSASSMRMFVDNNGNGKYDPGEAVIQDGAVTLRQGVASETSQNGVIREWNLLPYTQYSADIDIASIKNPLWIPRQKSFSFVTDPESYKRIDIPFFVGGIVDGSVVKLEGGYETAIPGLTIEVKSLGSTLQKTLSVFNDGSFYYMGLPPGDYEAYVDSSQLSILGVYAEPAIIRFQVKPTKDGDYVEGLKMVLQDKVPPSTGALMKPPEKEIASAAPATKYVVQIGAFTEKENAQAFARLARDRSGITLSVSVNPVSNLYVVQTDSFGTKQDALDRLDVFMNHLDYDDAFLVCLRGGHCIYTFSVHLAAFQSLGAAAEYSEVMRKDIGMTPTIQLNRTTRMFSVVLGPFENEGQATAMSDRLKKVGGYESAFVVISGQSEVPKMYAVSLGSFPNRNSADEFADEFRQRTGLIALVDFDGKKMRFIDFTPTYQTDSEAMKILDKIRSFKGYTSAQLISLP; the protein is encoded by the coding sequence ATGGATCGACAGATCTGCAAGAGACTTTTATTATCAGCGGCAATCCTAATCGCCGTCTCTGCCGCTCCTGGTAGGGTTGCGGCACAGGGCTCCGGCCAGAAACCGGACGCACAAGAAATATATTTGTCTTTCAATTACAGCGGGCTGGTCAACACTTTCATTACCTGCCTTTATTACAAAGACTCCGTCTATCTTCCCATAGGAACTATCTTCAAGCAACTCAGGGTCGATAGGGAAATTGACATGAAGACGAGAACGATTAAGGGGTTCTTCATAGATGCCAGCGACCCATATGTGATCGATTTTATCAATCACACAGCACAAGCCGGAACTCGACAGATCAAATTCGACAGCTCGCAGATTATTGTCGGAGATCTCGATTTCTATATGCTCCCATCATTATTCAGGAGACTGTTCGACCTGAGTTTTTCCACCGACATCAACGCACTCAGTCTCACTCTGAATACAGACCTGGAGCTCCCGGTCGTAAAGGATTATCAGAGGGAGGCGCGGCGTAACTTTCTAATAACCGCACCACAGTCTTCTCTTATCCAGGCGGAACTCCTTTATCCCCGCAAGCGATCGTGGTTGAATGGAGGTATTCTCGACTATTCGGTTTCCAGTTTCTTCGGGGCGGGCCAATCGGCCTACAGTTATTCATTGACAGGAGGTGCCGAGGTGTTGGGTGGTGATGCGCAGGGAAGCGTCTTAGGAAGCGTCTCACGCGGCATGTCCAACCTTTACTCGAGCAATCTTAGCTGGAAATATGCGTTCGATTCGAGCAGGTACATCAGCATGGCAGGGGTCGGAAATCTCTATTCAGAAGGCTTGGCTCAGTACGGATTCCGCGGGGTCCAGGTCACGAATGAACCAGTTACTGTCAGGACCTATTTCAGCAAGTATGAGATCACAGCTAAGACAACTCCCAACTGGGACGTGGAATTGTACCTGAACGGTCAGCTCGTCGGCTACCAGCGAGCGGATGCAGGCGGCGAAGCACATTTCAGCATACCGCTGGTCTATGGTACTTCGTACCTCCAACTTAAGTATTACGGACCGAGCGGTGAATTCCAGGAAACAGATAAACGTCTTCAGATACCGTTCACATTCGTGCCGAGTGGCGAGGTCGACTACTCAATCTCTGCTGGCAAGCTGAACAATACCGATTATGATCTCCTTGAGGGGAACGTGATAGTCGGTCTCACCGATTGGATGACTGACAAGCTTGGGACGGATTATGTCAATAGCCCTTACTATTCAAAACCGGCTTTTTACAATTCGCTCTCGATGAGATTCAGTCCGGAGTACATGCTAAGTATAGACGCTTCACCGTCCGCATTCTACAGGGCCACATTCAATGCGCTCTACCCGTCGCAATCGGCCTTTGACCTTATGTTCGCGCGATATGCAAGCAACCTGCTTTACAACCCCGGCGGAAGAGACCAGGAACTTCAGGGAGACATGTACTTTCCGATTTCATTTGAAGGTGGCGGCGTAAGTCTCAGGGCAGCCGGCGACGCGCTCCAATATCTTTCGGGCCAGAAGACATATAGCTATTCGCTATATGCGAGCACGGGCGTTTCACAATTCAACTTCGCACTCGGATATGTGGGCTCTGAAATCGATTTCGGTGCCGGCTTGTTCCAGAGAAGCAATTCATTAACTGCTTCTCTTCTCTATTCTCTCTTCTTCGGCCAGGGAGCGTTTGATTTCCTGAACGGCTCGCTCGTAAACACAACGGCAAGGTATGGAGTGCTCAAGAACTCAATTGACGATATCCAATTCGAAATATCCAAGAATGTCCAGCAATACATCAGAGTTGGGATCGCCGCGGAAAGGGATTTTGTAAACAGATTCACGAGTTTTAATCTTCAGATAATCGCCGACCTTCCATTTACGCGTTCAACTACGACTGCCCAAACTCAGCAGGGAAATAGCTGGTTCAGTGAGAACGTTTCGGGCGCGGTCGGGTTCGATGCCAACTACAGGAACTTTGTTTTCAACGATCAGCAGTGGGTGGGGCATTCGGCTTCGTCGATGCGAATGTTCGTCGACAATAACGGCAACGGCAAGTACGATCCCGGAGAAGCAGTGATCCAAGATGGAGCAGTAACCCTCCGGCAGGGCGTTGCATCCGAAACGTCCCAAAACGGTGTGATCAGAGAGTGGAACCTGCTCCCTTATACCCAGTACAGCGCAGATATCGATATAGCTTCGATAAAGAATCCACTCTGGATACCGAGGCAAAAGTCGTTCTCGTTTGTCACTGATCCGGAATCATACAAGAGAATCGACATACCTTTCTTTGTAGGAGGGATAGTCGACGGTTCGGTGGTCAAGCTGGAAGGCGGATATGAAACAGCAATTCCGGGTTTGACAATCGAGGTGAAGTCACTGGGATCAACTCTTCAGAAGACGCTCTCCGTGTTCAACGACGGGAGCTTTTACTATATGGGTTTGCCGCCTGGGGATTACGAGGCTTATGTTGACTCGAGCCAGCTTTCGATTCTCGGTGTCTATGCCGAGCCTGCGATAATCAGGTTCCAGGTGAAGCCCACAAAGGACGGAGATTATGTCGAAGGCCTCAAGATGGTGCTCCAGGACAAAGTCCCTCCTTCCACAGGCGCGCTGATGAAGCCTCCTGAGAAAGAGATAGCTTCGGCCGCGCCGGCCACTAAGTACGTCGTTCAGATCGGTGCTTTCACCGAAAAGGAAAACGCGCAGGCTTTTGCAAGACTCGCGCGGGACAGATCAGGAATAACCCTTAGCGTCTCGGTGAACCCTGTCTCGAATCTGTATGTCGTTCAAACCGATTCCTTCGGCACGAAGCAGGACGCGCTCGACAGGCTGGACGTTTTTATGAATCACCTTGATTACGACGACGCGTTTCTGGTTTGCCTGAGGGGAGGTCATTGTATTTATACTTTCTCCGTGCATTTGGCAGCGTTCCAATCGCTGGGCGCGGCCGCCGAATACTCGGAAGTCATGCGCAAGGATATAGGCATGACGCCGACGATCCAACTCAACAGGACGACGCGCATGTTCTCTGTGGTTCTGGGGCCATTCGAGAATGAGGGACAGGCGACTGCGATGTCTGACCGCCTAAAAAAGGTCGGCGGGTACGAGAGCGCATTTGTGGTTATCTCAGGGCAGAGCGAAGTTCCGAAGATGTACGCCGTTTCGTTGGGATCATTTCCGAACAGGAATTCCGCGGACGAGTTCGCCGATGAATTCAGACAAAGAACGGGTCTCATCGCACTAGTCGACTTCGATGGAAAGAAAATGCGGTTTATCGACTTCACCCCCACTTATCAGACTGACAGCGAGGCAATGAAAATTCTCGATAAGATAAGGTCATTCAAGGGCTATACATCAGCCCAACTGATATCACTACCCTAA
- a CDS encoding hemerythrin domain-containing protein, translating to MENAIESTRTAGRLMNPHEKLHAHHEKLIRTILQLADLTVENPPDASLLLSYCGEYLLPHADAEEITLYAASNDKKFVQDLVLEHVELKHVLGLIHRGLTTRDVVMITTEAHNFTSLLKSHFDEEETCLMPALEKYLKPEQFQSLIETAHRLEAEKKRSDLTALFELDHKRIDMNISYVIDPVRSGGKIREHYSSFRKQLLKHIELEETVLFPAFEESTKTGGAGPVQVMIQEHKVIVSLISDPPDQMKESEITATTKSLISRLVVHNKKEEMILYPMISGKLTGTERGEIFRVCFEGFRSV from the coding sequence ATGGAGAACGCAATAGAATCTACTCGTACTGCCGGACGCCTGATGAATCCGCATGAAAAACTTCATGCTCATCACGAGAAACTTATCAGGACAATACTCCAGCTAGCCGATCTCACAGTCGAAAATCCGCCGGATGCGTCCCTGCTCCTTTCCTATTGCGGCGAGTATCTTCTGCCGCATGCGGATGCCGAAGAGATAACTCTGTATGCCGCCTCAAACGATAAGAAATTTGTGCAGGATTTGGTCCTCGAGCACGTCGAACTCAAACACGTACTTGGGTTGATCCACCGCGGCCTCACCACGAGGGACGTCGTGATGATTACAACTGAGGCGCACAATTTCACGTCTCTGCTAAAGTCGCACTTCGATGAAGAAGAAACTTGTCTGATGCCGGCACTGGAAAAATATCTCAAACCCGAACAATTCCAATCGCTGATAGAGACGGCTCATCGGCTCGAAGCTGAGAAGAAAAGGTCCGATCTCACGGCACTCTTCGAGCTCGATCACAAGCGGATCGACATGAATATTTCTTACGTCATCGACCCAGTGAGATCCGGCGGCAAGATTCGAGAACATTACTCGAGTTTCAGGAAGCAGCTTCTCAAGCACATAGAACTGGAAGAGACGGTTCTGTTCCCTGCTTTTGAAGAAAGCACTAAGACAGGCGGGGCGGGACCCGTGCAGGTGATGATACAGGAACACAAAGTGATAGTCTCACTTATATCGGATCCGCCGGATCAGATGAAAGAGAGCGAAATCACGGCAACCACCAAGTCACTGATAAGTCGCCTGGTCGTCCACAACAAAAAAGAGGAAATGATATTGTATCCTATGATCAGTGGGAAATTGACCGGGACCGAAAGGGGAGAGATCTTCAGAGTGTGTTTCGAGGGGTTCAGGAGTGTGTGA
- a CDS encoding SCO family protein yields the protein MKRLLLFKILAAVVLTTAGATYLTNHSIRGSEKSRQSANTDSTTTKEMCCVEMGNSDNSSDSSIFQIDSKWKDQNGMPVRISDFRGKLSLIAMFYSHCTYACPLTINDLKLVEKAMPSDLAERVEFVLVSIDPARDNPSALRNLANQQLLLGTNWHLLTGRSFDIRTLAALLGVRYKKKSDGSFLHSSQIALLNEEGEIVFRHAGLTESVNDIVNAIESHSRVSGN from the coding sequence ATGAAAAGACTTCTCCTTTTCAAGATTCTTGCGGCCGTCGTGCTGACCACGGCCGGCGCAACTTATCTCACTAACCACAGCATTCGTGGAAGTGAAAAGTCCAGACAATCGGCAAACACGGATAGCACAACAACGAAGGAAATGTGCTGTGTCGAAATGGGCAACTCTGATAACTCAAGCGACAGTTCGATCTTCCAGATCGACTCGAAGTGGAAAGACCAGAACGGGATGCCAGTTAGAATTTCCGATTTCAGGGGGAAGCTGTCCCTCATCGCCATGTTCTATTCTCATTGCACCTATGCTTGTCCGCTCACAATAAACGATCTTAAACTCGTGGAGAAAGCTATGCCGTCCGATCTGGCTGAAAGAGTAGAGTTTGTGCTCGTATCGATCGATCCGGCAAGAGACAATCCGTCCGCGCTGAGAAATTTAGCAAATCAACAGTTGCTCCTCGGAACAAACTGGCATCTCCTTACGGGCCGAAGCTTTGACATCAGGACTCTGGCTGCTCTTCTCGGAGTACGCTACAAAAAGAAAAGTGATGGTTCTTTCCTCCATTCGAGTCAGATCGCTCTCTTGAATGAAGAGGGTGAGATCGTCTTCAGGCATGCCGGACTGACTGAGTCTGTAAATGATATTGTAAACGCGATCGAGAGCCATTCTCGAGTCAGCGGCAACTAG
- a CDS encoding formylglycine-generating enzyme family protein → MLRPKTIATVLTILLAAAPASDAGEHPAHPSGKQMITVKSGSYVPFSKLDNGKTKVFVPTYLMDAQPITNGEFLNFVKSNPRWRKSQIRSVFADKSYLRDWTDDLHPCSHKDLSAPVTYVSWFAARAYAEWAHKRLPTVDQWEFAMKQRMFNSINCNLWEWVEDFNSLLPDEESQDSGDGSSILTCGGGSVNVTDPSDYAAFLRFAFRSALKATYCLPNLGFRCVRNVNEIVKVTK, encoded by the coding sequence ATGCTCCGTCCAAAAACGATTGCAACCGTTTTGACGATTCTTCTCGCGGCTGCTCCGGCCTCTGACGCAGGCGAGCACCCGGCTCACCCTTCAGGCAAGCAGATGATTACCGTGAAAAGCGGAAGTTATGTCCCGTTCTCAAAACTCGACAACGGTAAAACCAAAGTCTTCGTCCCGACCTATTTGATGGATGCACAGCCGATCACGAATGGCGAATTCCTCAACTTTGTAAAGTCGAATCCGCGATGGAGGAAGTCACAGATCAGATCGGTATTTGCAGACAAAAGCTACCTTAGGGATTGGACCGACGATCTCCATCCCTGCAGTCACAAAGATCTCTCCGCGCCAGTGACATACGTGTCATGGTTTGCCGCAAGAGCTTACGCTGAATGGGCGCACAAAAGACTGCCGACAGTAGATCAATGGGAATTCGCCATGAAGCAGCGAATGTTCAATTCAATTAATTGTAACCTTTGGGAGTGGGTTGAAGATTTCAACAGCCTTCTTCCGGATGAGGAGTCACAGGATTCGGGTGACGGCTCATCTATCCTCACCTGCGGCGGCGGCTCAGTGAATGTGACCGATCCATCCGATTATGCGGCGTTCCTGAGATTTGCATTCAGAAGTGCGCTTAAGGCAACCTATTGTCTTCCAAATCTCGGATTCCGATGTGTCAGAAACGTAAATGAAATAGTTAAGGTGACAAAATGA
- the nirK gene encoding copper-containing nitrite reductase: MRKIERPASFFLSTMPIVLVSMLILANSGCNTGYTTEVDGTEEAVITSAPNVPPPITRDHPSKVIVHLFTKELIGRLADGVQYQFWTFNGTVPGPMIRVREGDLVEVHLSNDPSNMMAHNIDLHAVIGPGGGAAASITPPGHTSVFSFTALHPGLFVYHCATPPVPMHIANGMYGLILVQPKNAMPAVDKEYYIMQSEFYTSGAFGDPGLQQFDLQKALDERPTYVVFNGSVGSLVGKNALTAETGQTVRLYVGNIGPNLSSSFHVIGEVFDRVYGEGGSEVNQQNVQTTLIPAGGAAIVEFKTEVPGTYSIVDHSIFRAFNKGAAGQLVVSGSDNPMTYSGKEEDEIYLGQESSGTSESASPQDDQAETIQGDKVQPVESASDEGGQQIFGRTCIACHQANGQGIPGVFPPLAGSDFLRSNKDKTIDFVLHGHTGTIVVNGRTFNNTMPPQPLNDKQIAAVLTYVRSSFGNKMGPVSTTEVDQMRGKKLITFNEGK, translated from the coding sequence ATGAGAAAAATAGAGAGACCTGCCTCTTTTTTTCTTTCGACCATGCCGATTGTACTTGTATCGATGCTGATTCTAGCGAATTCCGGCTGTAACACGGGCTACACAACTGAAGTTGATGGAACGGAGGAAGCTGTCATTACTTCCGCCCCGAACGTCCCGCCGCCAATTACGCGGGACCATCCCTCGAAAGTGATCGTCCATTTATTCACGAAGGAGCTGATCGGAAGGCTGGCCGATGGTGTGCAATATCAATTCTGGACATTCAACGGCACTGTTCCTGGTCCCATGATACGTGTGAGAGAAGGTGATCTGGTGGAAGTCCACCTGAGCAACGATCCCTCGAACATGATGGCACACAACATCGATTTGCACGCCGTCATCGGTCCCGGCGGCGGAGCAGCTGCTTCCATCACGCCTCCCGGGCATACTTCGGTTTTTAGTTTCACAGCCCTTCATCCCGGACTGTTTGTTTATCACTGCGCTACGCCTCCGGTCCCGATGCACATAGCCAACGGGATGTACGGCTTGATCCTCGTGCAGCCAAAGAACGCCATGCCCGCTGTCGACAAGGAATATTACATAATGCAGAGCGAGTTCTATACTTCGGGGGCATTCGGAGACCCGGGCCTTCAGCAATTCGATCTGCAGAAGGCGCTCGACGAGCGACCAACCTATGTCGTGTTTAACGGATCAGTTGGATCGCTCGTGGGAAAGAACGCGCTGACTGCTGAAACGGGCCAGACGGTCCGGTTGTACGTCGGCAATATCGGACCAAACTTGAGTTCCTCCTTTCATGTGATCGGAGAAGTTTTCGACAGAGTGTACGGCGAGGGGGGATCAGAAGTGAATCAACAGAATGTCCAGACGACATTGATCCCTGCAGGAGGCGCTGCGATAGTTGAATTCAAGACAGAAGTGCCCGGCACGTACAGCATCGTGGACCACTCCATCTTTCGGGCATTCAACAAAGGTGCGGCGGGCCAGTTGGTAGTCAGTGGGTCAGACAATCCCATGACATACTCAGGCAAGGAGGAAGACGAGATTTATCTTGGGCAGGAGTCGTCCGGAACCTCGGAATCCGCTTCTCCCCAAGACGACCAGGCTGAGACAATTCAAGGCGACAAGGTACAGCCGGTTGAATCCGCATCCGATGAAGGCGGCCAGCAGATTTTCGGTAGAACCTGCATCGCATGTCATCAGGCAAACGGTCAGGGAATTCCTGGCGTCTTCCCACCGCTCGCGGGGTCGGACTTCCTGAGGAGCAACAAGGACAAGACCATCGATTTTGTCCTCCACGGCCACACCGGGACCATCGTAGTCAACGGCAGAACCTTCAACAACACGATGCCCCCGCAGCCATTGAACGATAAACAGATCGCGGCAGTCCTGACATACGTGAGGAGTAGTTTCGGCAATAAGATGGGTCCGGTGTCGACCACGGAAGTTGATCAGATGCGCGGGAAGAAGCTGATAACGTTCAACGAAGGGAAATAA
- a CDS encoding M28 family peptidase, producing the protein MKCHVNIFLIAVVAAFGFSGTPNVDYDRAGLIAIRLINPETIKSSLVFLASDSLQGRETTEPGQRMAASFISSKFKSLGLKPLGDDGTYLQHFDVNVHYISDSSCLSVNGMNFWYNKDMTIMPFGAADTVVNRSIVFAGFGFESDSYSDYGNIDASNKIVMILSGNPRFADSTDIFVKSELYKRTNAMKHGAAAVIIAVQGGEKSFTELRRKSNSFFGAKTMSLATREAAAAKGMQVVMIDESAANSLLADLHQTVTQISRRIDSTGSPSAFDLTNGRISVIIKSEMRVTENVVGAIEGSDPALRDQYVVYSAHYDHLGKTADGLIFHGADDNASGTSTVLGIAEAYAKSAVKPRRSIIFLTVTGEEKGLLGSSYFVAHPVVPLKSIAADLNTDMDGRIDSVHFNTDSNYVYVIGSRKISYHLDSLMIAADSASEKMTLEYTYDSDNDPNQFYYRSDQYNFAKNKIPIIFFFSGDHPDYHKPTDTSDKIDYPVLARRASLIFLTGWKVANFESGLRPN; encoded by the coding sequence ATGAAATGCCACGTAAATATATTTCTGATCGCGGTAGTTGCAGCCTTCGGCTTCTCGGGTACGCCGAATGTTGACTACGACAGGGCGGGACTCATCGCTATCCGCCTAATCAATCCTGAAACAATTAAATCGTCTCTCGTTTTTCTTGCGTCAGATTCTCTCCAGGGTCGCGAAACAACCGAGCCGGGTCAGAGGATGGCGGCCTCTTTCATTTCCTCGAAATTCAAGTCGCTCGGACTGAAACCTCTCGGCGATGACGGTACCTATCTCCAGCATTTCGATGTGAATGTCCATTATATTAGCGACTCATCTTGCCTCTCTGTCAACGGAATGAACTTCTGGTACAACAAAGACATGACGATAATGCCTTTTGGCGCGGCGGATACGGTCGTGAACAGAAGTATCGTTTTTGCGGGATTCGGTTTCGAAAGCGATTCTTACTCTGACTACGGAAACATCGATGCCTCGAATAAGATTGTTATGATATTGAGCGGCAACCCGCGATTTGCGGATTCAACAGACATTTTTGTGAAATCGGAATTGTATAAAAGAACTAATGCCATGAAGCATGGTGCCGCCGCCGTAATCATCGCCGTTCAAGGCGGAGAGAAGTCGTTCACGGAGCTGAGACGAAAGTCGAATTCATTCTTCGGCGCCAAGACAATGAGTCTTGCAACCCGCGAAGCCGCTGCCGCAAAAGGAATGCAGGTGGTGATGATTGATGAGTCCGCTGCGAACTCTCTTCTCGCAGACCTTCATCAGACAGTAACCCAAATATCAAGGAGGATTGATTCAACAGGGTCGCCTTCGGCGTTTGACCTCACGAATGGGAGAATAAGCGTAATTATCAAATCTGAAATGAGAGTCACTGAAAATGTCGTAGGCGCGATCGAGGGGTCTGATCCCGCGCTTCGCGATCAGTACGTGGTATATTCGGCGCATTATGACCACCTGGGTAAGACTGCCGATGGCTTGATCTTCCATGGAGCGGATGACAACGCATCTGGGACAAGTACGGTACTCGGAATTGCCGAGGCGTATGCCAAATCTGCCGTCAAACCGAGACGGAGTATAATCTTCCTAACTGTGACTGGCGAAGAGAAAGGACTCCTCGGGTCCAGCTACTTCGTGGCTCACCCGGTCGTGCCGTTGAAGTCGATTGCGGCCGATCTCAACACAGACATGGACGGTCGAATTGATTCCGTCCACTTCAACACGGACAGCAACTACGTGTACGTAATCGGGAGCCGGAAAATCAGCTACCATCTCGACTCGCTCATGATCGCGGCCGACAGTGCCTCGGAGAAAATGACACTGGAGTACACTTACGACTCCGATAATGACCCGAACCAGTTTTATTACAGAAGCGATCAGTACAATTTTGCGAAGAACAAGATCCCGATCATTTTCTTTTTCAGCGGCGATCACCCCGATTATCATAAGCCGACCGATACGAGTGACAAGATTGACTACCCTGTTCTCGCGAGACGGGCTTCACTGATTTTTCTCACGGGCTGGAAAGTCGCAAACTTCGAGAGCGGTCTCAGGCCAAACTGA